GTGTAATCGCTGAAATAAAGAGAAGTATGAGCGCAACCGTCGAATGACTTTGAAAAATATAGATGACCAAAAAGGACAAGGCGGCAATGACCATAGCTAGCCCGGTTAATACTTTGCTCCAGCCTTTGTCAGCCAATCTCCCGGCAATCGGAGCAGCTATTGCGCCGCCTACACCTACTAAAGCAAACAGTGCAATCCCTTGCTGAGACATGCCGAAATCATCCGCCAAGCGTAGAGGAACAACCGTCCAAAACAGGCTGAAGGCACCAAATAAGCAGGCTTGATATAGGGCACGCCGGCGCAATGCAGGCGTTTGTTTGAACAGAATACCTAGTGAGAAAATCAGTTTACTGTAAGATACCGTAGGCACAGGCTTGCGCTCCGGAAGTGCTTTCGACAGGAGAATCGTCAACAACGTCAACACAATGGCTGACATAATAAATACGGCTTGCCATCCCCAGATGCTGGTTATGAAGCTTGCCAATGGACGTGCGAACATAATCCCTAGCAGGAGTCCGCTCATAACATTCCCTACAACCCGGCCGCGCTGCTCTTCGGATGCTAAATAGGTAGCATACGGCACCAGTATTTGGGCAACTACAGATCCAACTCCAATGAACAAGGATGCAGTAAGGAACAACGTGGCATTGGGAGCGAAGGCAGCAACGAGCAATGCACAGACTGTAATGATGAGCGATACGATCATTAGACGTCGATTTTCAATAATGTCACTAATCGGTACGATAAACAGCAATCCCACAACATAACCGATTTGAGTTAAGGTGACAATGAAGCCCGCTGTTGTGGAAGAAAGACCCAGCGCCACATGAATAGGCCCTACCAGAGTTTGAGCATAGTAAAGGTTGGCAACAATAAGGCCACATGCTGCTGCCAACAGAAACATCATCCAATTTGAAATACGGTTACCTTCTACGGCTTGTTGTTCTCTTTGCATGATAATCCTCCTCAAGAATTTAAATACTGAACGTATAGTTCGTTAATTCGATAATCAAATAATATACTGAACGTTTCGTTTTGTAAATAGGCAAATTCAAATTTTTATTCTTACCCGATATTTGATATACTGAACGTATAGTTTACTTTTCTATGTTTTCTTATATCTATGTAAGAAGGTGAGCATTCCAGTGCAGAGTAAAAGAGGACGTCCGCGTAATGTTGAGTCGCAAAAATCTATCCTTACCGCTTCTTATGAACTACTGTTGGAGCAAGGATTTGGGGCTGTTACGGTAGAAAAAATTGCTGAGCGAGCGAAAGTGAGCAAAGCCACCATTTATAAATGGTGGCCTAACAAAGCTGCCGTAGTAATGGATGGTTTCTTGTCAGCTACCATGGCAAGATTGCCCGTACCCGACACAGGTCGTGTATTGGACGATATTCTTATTCATGCTACGAATTTAGTACGGTTTCTAACCAGTCGAGAAGGTAAAATCATTACGGAGTTAATTGGTGAAGGGCAACTTGATCCAGGATTAGCAGAGGCATACCGAACACGATATTTCCATCCTCGAAGACTTGAAGCCAGGCATCTAATTGAGCGGGGAATTGAGCGCGGGGAATTGAAGGAGCATCTCGATGTTGAATTATGTATCGATCTCATTTATGGGCCGATTTTTTATCGATTGCTGGTAACTGGTTATCCATTAGACGATGCCTATGTGCGACAATTAGTCATGAATGCGTTTGAAGGGATTAGCTTGGACTGAATTGCGAATGCCATATAAGTGGCGACCGTTCTCCCGTGCAATAAACCCTCAGACTGCACCAAGCAGCCACCACTGGGTATTCTCTGTGATAGCTGCTTTTTTCTTTTTTCCTTTTTCTTTTTTTCCTTTTTCTTTTACCCGCCGATCCTCTATGCTAACTCCTGATTTATTTATTCGTCAGGATCTGTACTAATCTTTTGCAGTAAGTCGATTAGAAGGTCCTCTTCCTCTTCGGATAAATTGCGGGCAAGACCGGCATTGAGCTCGTCCAATATCCCTTGTAAGACAGGAGCGAATTCTAACGCCTTGGCCGTAGGAGACACAAGTTGGGAACGACGATCATTGGGGTCCGTTTTACGTTCAATGTAGCCTGATTCCTCTAATTGTTTTACAGAGCGCGTCGTGGTTGCCTTGTCAAATTTAAGTTCATTCGTCAGCTGCTCCTGTGTAATGCCCGGCCGCTGCAAAATCAGCTTTAGGAAACTGTGTTGTCCCCCACTGCCGATTCCATAAGGAGCCAGTTTTTTGGACAGTATTTTTTGATTTCGACGGTACAGGTGGGAAATTAGCTTTCCAATCGGTTTTTTTCTCATCAAATACACCTCATTGGCTTGAAAATGGCAATCCCCAGCTGGGACCAAAACAAAGTTTACAATACTATTGTTGCGCACGCAACTAATTTGCTGTACACTAGAACCGTTCATTTAGTTGCGTATGCAACTAAAGAGGAACTGTCAACGATAAAGAGGTGTTAATGATGAGTTCAACTGCTACAACTGCTGCAACCTATCAAGAGAATATCGAAGTTCAGAAGAAACGTTGGATGATTTTGATTGTTTTAAATCTGTTTACGTTTATGTCCACCTTGGATGGAAGTATTGTTAATATTGCTCTTCCTGTGTTGTCTCGCACGTTACATTTACCTGTGGCACAGATTGAATGGGTGACAACCGCCTATTTAATGGCGATATGTACCGCTATTTTATTTTTTGGCAAGCTAGGGGATATGGTCGGTAAAATCAAAATATTCAAAATCGGCACCATCATATTCATTCTTGGCTCCCTATTGTGCGGTCTTAGCTCTTCACTCTCCCTATTGCTGATCTCGCGCATCATTCAGGCAATTGGAGCATCCATGACCATGGCGAACAGCCAAGGGATCGTAACAGATATCTTCCCGTCTACTGAACGGGGCAAAGCGCTTGGCCTCATCGGAACCTTCGTTTCTTTGGGTAGTATCGCCGGGCCGAGCTTGGGCGGTATTATTGTCTCCTCGCTGGGTTGGCAATACATTTTCTGGGTCAATGTACCGATAGGCCTGATCGCTGTCTTTCTGGGCTGGAGGCTTCTGCCTAAGGATCTGATCAAGGTGAAGGATAAGATCGACGTTCCTGGCAGCCTGGTGTTTGCTATTTTTATTCTCACTTTATTCGTCGGATTGTTGCTGGGACAGCAGGTCGGGTATGGAGACGCACGCATTATTGCTTCGCTGGTGGTGGCCGTAGTTGCTTTTGCCACATTTATTCGATTGGAATTTCGTCGTCCACAGCCGCTGTTACAGCTCACATTATTCAAAAATCCATTGTTTTCACTTAGTATTTTGTGCGCTTTTCTGGTGTTCGTCGCTAACTTCTGCTTTAACATCATATCGCCTTTCTATGCACAGAATATGCTGAACTTGTCGCCTTTTTATGCCGGATTTTTGCTGATGCTGTTCCCCATCTCTATGGTTATCGTAGCCCCGCTCAGCGGTGCGCTGTCCGATAAAATCGGATCTGAACTACTCACCTTCGCCGGGCTGGTCGTTATGGTCGTTGCCCAAATTGGATTAGCGGAGCTGCATGCAGGTAGCTCCATCCCGCTCGTCGGTCTGTGGATTGCCATGCTGGGTATTGGCAGTGGTTTATTCCAATCGCCGAACAATTCGCTGATTATGTCCAAGGTACCCCGTACACAGCTTGGCTCAGCCGGAAGTGTTAATTCACTGGTGCGCAACGTCGGGATGGTTGTAGGGATCACGCTGGCCACAACCATTCTCTTTTATATTATGAGTAAAGAGGCTGGTTATCGGGTCACTGGATTGGTGCCAGGTCACCCTGAAATTTTTCTGTCAGGCATGCATGTAGTCTTTATGACATCTGCTTCCATCTGTCTTGTAGCGGCATTGTTAACAGGCTGGAGGCTGATCGGGGCTAGACGGGCAAGAGTGCAGCAAGAAAAGAGATAGGATCATCAGGAAGCCAAACAGGCTATTGTAATAAGGATTACGTATCTTCTTACACTTCTACTAAACGCCCGTTCTCTCTCCAGGATTGCAGAATTTTCTCAAGTACCCATTGATTCTTGTATCCGTCATCGAACAAGGGTGCTCGGTCTACGAACTCCCCTCTTGCCAGCTTAATAAAGTCTCCATCGGCTGTATGATTATAGATTGCAGGAACACCCCAAGTCTCGTATTCGGCATCCGGGTGTTCCAGGTCACGCAGCACGATGCGAATACTTTCCGGATTATTGAGACTAGCGTGCAGCGTACCGAGCTCGCCGTAGATATCCACTTCGATATCGTGACGTTTGCCGATGGCATTTTTGTGAGTGATGAAGGTACCCACGGTATTATCGCCAATGATACCATGAAAGGCGGCGAGATCTTCCACATCCACTTTTACAGGCAGACCCGTGACCGGATCGGGCCGCTCAGGTGTAATGATATGTAGCAGCGCCGCGACGCTTTTAAATTCACCAATCAGAAAACGGGCCAGATCAATAATATGTGAGGCAGTATCCCCCACGACTCCAGAGCCGGCCTTGGCTAAATTGTGTCGCCATGTATACGGATGCTGACGATACGGTGAAAATGAATCCATTAGATAGCGGAATTGAATATTGTAGATTTTACCCAGCTTATGCTCTTCCAGCAGTTGCTTGACATATTGGAAGGCCGCTCCGTAGCGATGCTTGTAGTGAACCAGCAAAGGCACTGGATTCGCAGTATACAGCTTTTTCAATTCACCTGCCTCAGACCACGTGAGCGTCAATGGTTTTTCTGCCAGTACAGCTTTGTGTTCTTCCAGCGCAATCCTAATAATGTCAAAATGCACATCATTGGGTGTCAGCGACAGAAT
This window of the Paenibacillus polymyxa genome carries:
- a CDS encoding MFS transporter codes for the protein MQREQQAVEGNRISNWMMFLLAAACGLIVANLYYAQTLVGPIHVALGLSSTTAGFIVTLTQIGYVVGLLFIVPISDIIENRRLMIVSLIITVCALLVAAFAPNATLFLTASLFIGVGSVVAQILVPYATYLASEEQRGRVVGNVMSGLLLGIMFARPLASFITSIWGWQAVFIMSAIVLTLLTILLSKALPERKPVPTVSYSKLIFSLGILFKQTPALRRRALYQACLFGAFSLFWTVVPLRLADDFGMSQQGIALFALVGVGGAIAAPIAGRLADKGWSKVLTGLAMVIAALSFLVIYIFQSHSTVALILLFISAITLDMAVSGNLVLGQRVIYSLGSEARGRLNGLFMSIFFIGGAIGSSLGGWSYALGGWNLSALIGVILPVLALLYFFTEKETSGDVRKKQNG
- a CDS encoding TetR/AcrR family transcriptional regulator; this encodes MQSKRGRPRNVESQKSILTASYELLLEQGFGAVTVEKIAERAKVSKATIYKWWPNKAAVVMDGFLSATMARLPVPDTGRVLDDILIHATNLVRFLTSREGKIITELIGEGQLDPGLAEAYRTRYFHPRRLEARHLIERGIERGELKEHLDVELCIDLIYGPIFYRLLVTGYPLDDAYVRQLVMNAFEGISLD
- a CDS encoding MarR family winged helix-turn-helix transcriptional regulator, which encodes MRKKPIGKLISHLYRRNQKILSKKLAPYGIGSGGQHSFLKLILQRPGITQEQLTNELKFDKATTTRSVKQLEESGYIERKTDPNDRRSQLVSPTAKALEFAPVLQGILDELNAGLARNLSEEEEDLLIDLLQKISTDPDE
- a CDS encoding MFS transporter yields the protein MSSTATTAATYQENIEVQKKRWMILIVLNLFTFMSTLDGSIVNIALPVLSRTLHLPVAQIEWVTTAYLMAICTAILFFGKLGDMVGKIKIFKIGTIIFILGSLLCGLSSSLSLLLISRIIQAIGASMTMANSQGIVTDIFPSTERGKALGLIGTFVSLGSIAGPSLGGIIVSSLGWQYIFWVNVPIGLIAVFLGWRLLPKDLIKVKDKIDVPGSLVFAIFILTLFVGLLLGQQVGYGDARIIASLVVAVVAFATFIRLEFRRPQPLLQLTLFKNPLFSLSILCAFLVFVANFCFNIISPFYAQNMLNLSPFYAGFLLMLFPISMVIVAPLSGALSDKIGSELLTFAGLVVMVVAQIGLAELHAGSSIPLVGLWIAMLGIGSGLFQSPNNSLIMSKVPRTQLGSAGSVNSLVRNVGMVVGITLATTILFYIMSKEAGYRVTGLVPGHPEIFLSGMHVVFMTSASICLVAALLTGWRLIGARRARVQQEKR
- a CDS encoding Gfo/Idh/MocA family protein; the encoded protein is MSTFTSPILPIRVGIIGLGLIAEYHIRSLHSMSGVSIVAVSDVNANRLQVIGEQLQLPASKRYSHYEALIRDPEVDAILSLTPNDVHFDIIRIALEEHKAVLAEKPLTLTWSEAGELKKLYTANPVPLLVHYKHRYGAAFQYVKQLLEEHKLGKIYNIQFRYLMDSFSPYRQHPYTWRHNLAKAGSGVVGDTASHIIDLARFLIGEFKSVAALLHIITPERPDPVTGLPVKVDVEDLAAFHGIIGDNTVGTFITHKNAIGKRHDIEVDIYGELGTLHASLNNPESIRIVLRDLEHPDAEYETWGVPAIYNHTADGDFIKLARGEFVDRAPLFDDGYKNQWVLEKILQSWRENGRLVEV